One Manihot esculenta cultivar AM560-2 chromosome 18, M.esculenta_v8, whole genome shotgun sequence genomic window carries:
- the LOC110606155 gene encoding uncharacterized protein LOC110606155, whose translation MNGYREDNCCCYFHPKESVIGVCPLCLNEKLLVLAAKQGQVSSSRSHQAFSTRKPSISLSKIFALGSLLNRLEFRHWKSDNNSDKSDASTSPEESFISIKFEENGAASWEKGNKVSVEQSSKSWNHDLNRENKDAKQGKDTKETMSVIEHSKPRGSLRWRKRIGHLFQVIRWKRSNRGNNVCHVGTKVEGVKVRKGWIRTLTKRRTKE comes from the exons ATGAATGGGTATAGAGAAGACAATTGCTGCTGCTATTTCCATCCTAAAGAGTCTGTTATAGGAGTTTGTCCTCTATGCTTAAATGAGAAGCTTCTTGTATTGGCTGCAAAGCAAGGCCAAGTTTCATCATCAAGATCACACCAAGCTTTTTCTACCAGGAAGCCTTCCATCAGCCTCTCTAAGATCTTTGCTTTAGGTTCTCTCCTCAACCGCCTCGAATTTCGCCATTGGAAGTCTGATAATAACTCTGATAAATCTGATGCCTCCACCAGCCCTGAAG AGTCCTTTATATCAATAAAGTTTGAAGAGAATGGAGCAGCCTCATGGGAAAAGGGCAATAAGGTCAGTGTAGAGCAAAGCAGCAAGTCTTGGAACCATGATTTGAATAGAGAAAACAAGGATGCCAAACAAGGCAAAGACACTAAGGAGACAATGAGCGTGATAGAGCATTCAAAGCCGCGTGGGTCGCTTAGGTGGAGAAAAAGGATTGGTCATCTATTCCAAGTCATCAGATGGAAGAGGTCTAACAGAGGAAACAATGTGTGCCACGTGGGAACCAAGGTGGAAGGAGTCAAGgtgaggaaagggtggataaggACACTGACAAAGAGAAGGACcaaagaataa